The Temnothorax longispinosus isolate EJ_2023e chromosome 7, Tlon_JGU_v1, whole genome shotgun sequence genome contains a region encoding:
- the LOC139815925 gene encoding probable cytochrome P450 6a13, protein MIVTLVLSILIAVVVLYFLLTRNFKFWQKRGIPCPDGVLPGVGHFWDVATMTTPFSVCIRKIYNASRNHSMVGIYNFTSPALMVLEPELVKTVMQTSFSNFHENGLKIDPKLDPLLANNPFFTYGDKWVTGRKRLTYAFSSMRLKILLESVKQVCEKFEGYLEKKLGKTGKVELELKDLFARFTAQVVTGAGYGVDGLCFDDERESESFYTLGKSFLEPTFWNNIVFTLVFFMPLLGKIFHVRFLPKKADNFFRTIIADIMEQRRREETRRNDFLQLMADLERTEGDKFDLEMITSHALSFFIDGYETSSTVLSFIGFNLATHPEVQEKLRDEVVSVLNKYDSVITYDALKDMTYMDQVLSESQRLLPALGFLDKVCTQDTDLRGSDGLVCHVPRGMHIMISVNGLQEDSRYWEDPTVFDPDRFGPEKKHSIERFAYLPFGEGPRMCVGMRMAQLQMKACLATLLRKYRLELSPKTQVPLKMTASTFLSAPEGGLWAIIRPI, encoded by the coding sequence ATGATCGTCACGCTCGTGCTATCGATTCTCATAGCTGTGGTTGTTCTCTATTTCTTACTGacgagaaattttaaattctggCAAAAACGTGGAATACCTTGCCCGGATGGGGTCTTGCCTGGCGTCGGTCACTTCTGGGATGTCGCCACCATGACGACCCCTTTCTCCGTGTGCATTCGCAAGATCTACAATGCTAGTCGGAATCACAGTATGGTCGGAATATACAACTTCACGTCGCCAGCATTAATGGTTCTCGAACCGGAGCTAGTGAAAACAGTGATGCAGACAAGTTTTTCGAATTTCCACGAGAATGGCCTCAAAATCGATCCTAAATTGGACCCTCTTCTGGCCAATAACCCCTTCTTCACGTACGGTGATAAATGGGTGACCGGAAGAAAGCGTTTGACTTACGCGTTCTCCAGCATGCGATTGAAAATCCTGCTCGAGAGCGTCAAGCAAGTGTGCGAGAAGTTCGAGGGTTATCTGGAGAAGAAGCTAGGCAAAACCGGGAAAGTAGAGTTGGAGCTAAAGGACTTGTTCGCCAGATTCACCGCGCAAGTGGTAACTGGCGCTGGCTACGGCGTAGACGGATTGTGCTTCgacgacgagagagaaagcgagtcTTTCTACACATTGGGCAAATCCTTCCTTGAGCCAACCTTTTGGAACAACATTGTTTTCACCCTCGTGTTTTTTATGCCATTATTAGGTAAAATCTTCCATGTGAGATTCTTACCAAAGAAGgccgataatttttttagaacaatAATTGCGGATATTATGGAGCAAAGAAGAAGGGAAGAGACTCGTAGAAACGATTTTCTTCAGTTAATGGCCGATCTGGAACGAACAGAAGGTGATAAATTTGACCTGGAAATGATCACGTCTCACGCGCTGTCGTTTTTCATCGATGGCTACGAGACTTCCAGCACTGTTTTAAGTTTCATCGGCTTCAATTTGGCCACTCATCCAGAAGTGCAGGAGAAATTACGCGACGAGGTGGTGTCTGTGCTTAACAAATACGATAGTGTGATCACTTACGACGCCTTGAAAGATATGACGTATATGGATCAGGTATTAAGCGAATCACAGAGACTCCTACCCGCTTTGGGATTCCTGGACAAGGTTTGCACGCAGGATACCGATTTGAGAGGATCCGACGGACTCGTTTGTCACGTGCCACGTGGAATGCATATCATGATATCAGTCAACGGCTTGCAGGAAGACTCCCGATACTGGGAGGATCCTACAGTATTCGATCCCGATAGATTTGGTCCGGAGAAAAAACATAGCATCGAGAGATTTGCCTATCTTCCCTTCGGCGAGGGGCCGCGAATGTGCGTGGGAATGAGAATGGCTCAGTTGCAGATGAAAGCATGTTTGGCCACGCTCCTGAGGAAGTACAGACTAGAACTTTCCCCGAAGACACAAGTACCATTAAAGATGACGGCTTCGACCTTCCTGTCCGCTCCGGAGGGCGGCCTTTGGGCCATTATCCGACCGATTTAA
- the LOC139815924 gene encoding cytochrome P450 6j1-like — protein sequence MVVTLVLSILVAVVVLYLFLTRNFKFWKKRGIPCPDGALPGVGHFGELVTMTTTFSECVRKIYNANRNHSMVGIYNFTSPTLIVLEAELVKTVMQTSFSNFHENGFKIDPNLDPLFANNPFFTYGDKWVTGRKRLTYAFSSMRLKILLESVKQVCEKFEGYLEKKLGKTGKVELELKDLFARFTAQVVTGAGYGVDGLCFDDERESESFYTLGKSFLEPTFWNNIIFTLVFFMPLLSKIFRVRALPKKADHFFRTLIADIMEQRRREETRRNDFLQLMADLERTEGEKFDMEMITSHAVSFFIDGYETSSTSLSFVGFNLASHPEVQEKLREEVVSVLNKYNGVITYDALKEMTYMDQVFNESQRLLPAVGFLDKVCTEETDLRGSDGLVCHVPSGMHILIPVMGLQRDSRYWEDPEVFDPERFSNERKHSIEKYAYLPFGEGPRMCVGQRMAQLQIKACLAALLRKYRLELSSKTRVPLKLTGSTFINAAEGGLWAIIRPI from the coding sequence ATGGTCGTCACGCTCGTGCTTTCGATTCTCGTAGCTGTGGTTGTTCTCTATCTCTTCCTGacgagaaattttaaattctggAAAAAACGTGGAATACCTTGCCCGGATGGCGCCTTGCCTGGCGTCGGTCACTTCGGGGAACTCGTCACCATGACGACCACTTTCTCCGAGTGTGTTCGCAAGATCTACAATGCTAATCGGAATCACAGTATGGTCGGAATCTACAACTTCACGTCGCCAACATTAATAGTTCTCGAAGCGGAACTGGTGAAAACAGTCATGCAGACAAGTTTTTCGAATTTCCACGAGAATGGCTTCAAAATCGATCCTAATTTGGACCCTCTTTTCGCCAATAACCCCTTCTTCACTTACGGTGATAAATGGGTGACCGGAAGAAAGCGTTTGACTTATGCGTTCTCCAGCATGcgattgaaaattttgctCGAAAGCGTCAAGCAAGTGTGCGAGAAGTTCGAGGGTTATCTGGAGAAGAAGCTAGGCAAAACCGGGAAAGTAGAGTTGGAGCTAAAGGACTTGTTCGCTAGATTCACCGCGCAAGTGGTAACTGGCGCTGGCTACGGCGTGGACGGATTGTGCTTCgacgacgagagagaaagcgagtcTTTCTACACATTGGGCAAATCCTTCCTCGAGCCAACCTTTTGGAACAACATTATTTTCACCCTTGTGTTTTTTATGCCATTGTTAAGTAAAATCTTCCGTGTGAGAGCTTTACCAAAGAAGGCCGATCATTTCTTTAGAACGCTAATTGCTGATATTATGGAGCAAAGAAGAAGGGAGGAGACACGTAGAAATGATTTTCTTCAGTTGATGGCCGATCTGGAACGGACAGAGGGTGAAAAATTTGACATGGAAATGATCACGTCTCACGCGGTGTCGTTTTTCATCGATGGCTACGAGACTTCCAGCACTTCTTTAAGCTTCGTCGGCTTCAATTTGGCCTCTCATCCAGAAGTGCAGGAGAAATTACGCGAAGAGGTGGTGTCTGTGCTTAACAAATACAATGGTGTGATCACTTACGACGCCTTGAAAGAAATGACGTACATGGATCAGGTATTTAACGAATCACAGAGACTCCTGCCCGCTGTAGGATTTTTGGACAAGGTTTGCACGGAGGAGACCGATTTGAGAGGATCCGACGGACTCGTTTGTCACGTGCCAAGTGGAATGCACATTCTGATACCCGTCATGGGCTTGCAGAGAGACTCCCGATATTGGGAGGATCCTGAGGTGTTCGATCCCGAAAGATTTAGCAACGAGAGAAAACATAGCATCGAGAAATATGCTTATCTTCCCTTCGGCGAGGGACCGCGAATGTGCGTGGGACAGAGAATGGCTCAGTTACAGATAAAAGCATGTTTGGCTGCGCTCCTGAGGAAGTACAGACTAGAGCTTTCTTCGAAGACGCGAGTACCATTGAAGTTGACGGGTTCGACCTTCATCAACGCTGCTGAAGGCGGCCTTTGGGCCATCATTCGACCGATTTAA